In Syntrophomonas wolfei subsp. wolfei str. Goettingen G311, a single window of DNA contains:
- a CDS encoding mannose-1-phosphate guanylyltransferase, giving the protein MISVVLAGGQGLRLWPESTEGHPKQLCDFLGRGSLLAMTLQRLQPLGSLLVVAGESQRNILEPEVVAWQASLLTEPLGRNTAPAVGLVLAGMVNAGDEVLGIFPADHHIENDVEFRRVLEVAVGVARQGYLVTVGIVPAYAETGYGYIERDGEMELDSEAYVVKAFHEKPDASTAREYLQNGNFYWNAGIFLATVETWRGLMQEFMPGVYSYILQGQVAYREAYPAFPNISIDYAIAEKCQRMAVVEGSFGWSDIGSWDALAAVLEQDDDGNAMSGTAVAIECRGCLGRSREKKLVLFGLEDMVAVETDDTILVCPRSRSQDIKSLLDTLKE; this is encoded by the coding sequence TTGATATCAGTTGTTTTAGCGGGTGGTCAGGGTTTGCGCCTATGGCCAGAGAGTACGGAAGGGCATCCTAAACAGCTCTGTGATTTTTTGGGGAGAGGAAGTTTGCTGGCTATGACCTTGCAGCGTTTGCAGCCGTTGGGTTCATTACTGGTAGTAGCCGGAGAAAGTCAGCGGAATATCTTAGAGCCGGAAGTGGTTGCCTGGCAGGCGAGCTTGCTTACCGAACCGCTGGGCAGAAACACGGCTCCGGCGGTGGGGCTAGTGCTGGCAGGCATGGTGAATGCTGGTGATGAGGTGTTAGGTATCTTCCCGGCGGATCATCATATAGAAAATGATGTGGAGTTCCGCCGTGTTTTGGAAGTAGCAGTGGGGGTGGCCCGGCAGGGATACCTGGTTACGGTGGGGATTGTTCCTGCTTATGCGGAGACTGGCTATGGCTATATAGAGCGGGATGGGGAAATGGAGCTTGACAGCGAAGCTTATGTGGTAAAGGCTTTTCATGAAAAACCTGATGCATCTACGGCTCGGGAATATTTACAGAACGGGAATTTTTATTGGAATGCGGGCATATTTCTGGCTACGGTCGAAACCTGGCGGGGGTTGATGCAGGAATTTATGCCGGGTGTATATTCATACATATTGCAGGGGCAGGTTGCCTACCGGGAGGCCTACCCTGCTTTTCCCAATATTTCTATCGACTATGCTATAGCGGAAAAATGCCAGCGGATGGCGGTTGTAGAGGGTAGCTTCGGCTGGAGTGATATCGGTAGTTGGGATGCTCTGGCAGCGGTGTTGGAACAGGATGATGATGGTAATGCTATGAGCGGGACGGCGGTGGCCATTGAATGCAGGGGATGCCTGGGCCGGAGCAGGGAGAAAAAACTGGTGCTTTTTGGGCTGG